One part of the Deltaproteobacteria bacterium PRO3 genome encodes these proteins:
- a CDS encoding prolipoprotein diacylglyceryl transferase, which translates to MRPFIYYSPEFAIPSFAFMLMMASLVATTVSYKMAPSRGLSQVAVLDLGIIGTIMAVIGGRLFHIFVEGPIYASPGYSNYYWEHPTHLWQIWRGGFVSYGAFLGLGLGWVVYLRWRKLDTWAYLDHVGLFAGPFIDFFTRLGCLLAGCCYGLKSPFHDHGKYLLYMVFNNRSSDAGYKFPGVPLWPTQIYSMIAAVLIFLICYWIERHRKFKGQVMMSFLMLYAFFRFWIEFLRGDMDRGVYFSDKISTAQIMSILFFVSCAVIYQILKRKNAAAAGAAPARPQAEEKTSLPGSAPRDESAH; encoded by the coding sequence ATGCGTCCTTTTATCTATTATAGCCCCGAGTTCGCCATCCCCAGCTTCGCCTTCATGCTGATGATGGCCTCGCTGGTCGCCACCACCGTCTCCTACAAGATGGCGCCCAGCCGCGGCCTCTCGCAGGTGGCCGTCCTCGACTTAGGCATCATCGGGACAATCATGGCCGTGATCGGCGGGCGGCTCTTCCATATCTTCGTCGAGGGCCCCATCTACGCCTCGCCGGGCTATAGCAATTACTATTGGGAGCACCCCACCCACCTCTGGCAGATCTGGCGCGGCGGCTTCGTCAGCTACGGCGCCTTCCTCGGCCTGGGACTGGGCTGGGTCGTCTACCTGCGTTGGCGCAAGCTGGATACCTGGGCCTACCTGGACCACGTCGGGCTCTTCGCCGGGCCCTTCATCGACTTCTTTACCCGCCTGGGCTGCCTGCTGGCGGGCTGCTGCTACGGGCTGAAGAGCCCCTTCCACGACCACGGCAAGTACCTGCTCTACATGGTATTCAACAACCGCAGCAGCGACGCGGGTTACAAGTTTCCCGGGGTCCCCCTGTGGCCGACCCAGATCTACAGCATGATCGCGGCGGTCTTGATCTTCCTGATCTGCTACTGGATCGAGCGCCACCGTAAGTTCAAGGGCCAGGTGATGATGAGCTTCCTCATGCTCTACGCCTTCTTCCGCTTTTGGATCGAGTTCCTGCGCGGTGACATGGACCGGGGCGTTTACTTCAGCGATAAGATCTCGACGGCGCAGATCATGAGCATCCTGTTCTTCGTCTCCTGCGCCGTCATTTATCAAATTTTGAAACGTAAAAATGCGGCGGCCGCAGGGGCCGCTCCAGCGCGTCCCCAAGCCGAGGAAAAGACCTCCTTGCCGGGAAGCGCCCCGAGGGACGAATCCGCGCATTGA
- the lspA gene encoding signal peptidase II: MRKYLPLLLIPPVIIALDQWTKQLILDSIPVGRNVPVLEGFFDLVHFRNRGVAFSMFDDLHAAGHQWFFYAVTIVATIALIALYRNTAPGDRKMQVPLAAILGGALGNFIDRLRFGEVVDFLYFHWRHQMADFELFGRHFKFVLAWPAFNVADAAITCGALFLVFKVLFESKKKPEN; this comes from the coding sequence ATGCGCAAATACCTCCCCCTACTCCTTATCCCCCCGGTCATCATCGCCCTGGACCAATGGACCAAGCAGCTCATCCTCGACTCGATCCCCGTCGGCCGCAACGTCCCCGTCCTCGAGGGTTTCTTCGACCTGGTCCACTTCCGCAACCGCGGCGTGGCCTTCAGCATGTTCGACGACCTGCACGCCGCCGGGCACCAGTGGTTCTTCTACGCCGTGACGATCGTGGCCACGATCGCCTTGATCGCCCTCTACCGCAACACCGCCCCCGGCGACCGCAAGATGCAGGTCCCCCTGGCGGCCATCCTGGGCGGGGCCTTGGGCAACTTCATCGACCGGCTCCGCTTCGGCGAGGTGGTGGACTTTCTCTACTTCCATTGGCGCCACCAGATGGCCGACTTCGAGCTCTTCGGGCGGCACTTCAAGTTCGTCCTCGCCTGGCCGGCCTTCAACGTCGCCGACGCCGCCATCACCTGCGGGGCCCTCTTCCTCGTCTTCAAAGTCCTCTTCGAGTCCAAAAAGAAGCCGGAAAATTAG
- a CDS encoding CPBP family intramembrane metalloprotease — translation MNPPAEQPATPALDTRALFRQTLWVWFFTMLATRGLYELQRIRFFQENMMLFTGILLIYVPIFVLWRRKERMDFFEASGPQLLRSLGWFLLLSAIVFPVIEAGNRWFQAEFFHRHYVGGNYQGLAKAALFHFLLVAIPEEFFYRGYMQTQFNRIWGRPFRLFGAPVGWALLFTSLLFALSHSMIVLRWWHFSIFFPSLAFGWLKERTGAITAGALFHALCNVYSFWVALNYR, via the coding sequence ATGAACCCTCCCGCCGAACAACCCGCGACGCCCGCGCTCGACACCCGGGCCCTGTTCCGCCAGACGCTATGGGTCTGGTTCTTCACGATGCTGGCCACCCGCGGGCTCTACGAGCTCCAGCGCATCCGGTTTTTCCAGGAAAATATGATGCTCTTCACGGGGATCCTGCTGATCTACGTGCCGATCTTCGTGCTGTGGCGGCGCAAGGAGCGGATGGATTTCTTCGAGGCCTCCGGGCCGCAGCTGCTGCGCTCGCTGGGTTGGTTTTTGCTGCTGTCGGCGATCGTGTTTCCGGTGATCGAGGCGGGAAACCGCTGGTTCCAGGCGGAGTTCTTTCACCGGCATTACGTGGGCGGAAATTACCAGGGCCTGGCCAAGGCCGCGCTCTTTCACTTCCTGCTGGTGGCGATCCCGGAGGAGTTTTTCTACCGCGGCTACATGCAGACCCAATTCAACCGGATCTGGGGCAGGCCCTTCCGGCTCTTCGGCGCCCCGGTGGGCTGGGCGCTCTTATTCACCTCGCTCTTATTCGCGTTGTCGCACAGCATGATCGTGCTGCGCTGGTGGCACTTCTCGATCTTCTTCCCCTCCCTGGCCTTCGGCTGGCTGAAGGAAAGGACCGGGGCGATCACGGCGGGGGCGCTGTTCCACGCGCTCTGCAACGTCTACAGCTTTTGGGTCGCCTTGAATTACCGCTAA